Part of the Flexistipes sp. genome is shown below.
GAACCTCAGGAAGACAGCGTTACTGATCTTAATTCAATAATGGTTGCTACTTTAACTGCTAATTATAGTCTGTATGAGAACACAGGCTTAAAACTTCAGTATGGTTATGCTTCTCCTGATGTAGACAACGGTGGCAACGATGATCCTGCACAAGGATTCTATGGTAAGCTTTACGTAAACTTCTAAGCACAGCTTAGATAACTGAAATAATTAAAAGCCGGGCAAGTGCCCGGCTTTTTTTATGTCATTCTTTAATATTTTTAGAAAGCATAAAATAATTTGAATAAATTTCTCAAGAGCCTTGAATAATGTGTTTTATTTTTTTGGAAGTGGCGCTTCAGCGCCGCCCGTAAAAAACCTTTGCTTCCAAAACAAGAGTCGCATATTGCAGGGCTAAAGCCCTGCTTCCAAATTATTTTAAAGTCTCAATCTTATTTGATATTGAGACCCCTTGACTCCGCCCAAGATGGGATAAATTATTGTCTTCTCGAGCGAAACGGAGTGAAGTTGAGAGATCTTTAATTTTATTTTGCAAAAGACCTCTCCGCTTCGGTCGAGGTAATGCCTGCGGCTAGCACCAGTCTTTTAGACTGGTAAATATGTGTAACATCCTATTTATCCGCCCAAGGCGGATGCTAGACAGTTTTCTGGGAAAGGTACCCCTCTTACTCTCCCCCTAATTCAGGGTGAGAAACTGGTTCCCCTCCTAAGATAGGAGGGGATAGGATGGGGTATAAAAACAAGGCTGTTTGGCAACGAGATCCCTCCGCTGCGGTCGGGATGACACCTTTTTGCCTTTTCGATTGTAACCGAGAAATATTGCATAGTGCTTGGTGGAGGGGAGAAATTTGCTTGGTGTATTGGTTATTGGTTGATTTGTGAACTTGAAAAGTGGCTAATGGTTTTCACCTCAGCAACATCAAATACATTAAAAACCTCAACTACCTTCCAGTCACGCATAACGCCTTACGCATCACGGTATCACGCATCACGGCATTCTTATTTCTGGTGGAGGTTTACTTTGTTGACGTGCTCTCGGTAAGTTTCACTGAAAAGGTGGCTGCCGTTCTCTCCGGCAACAAAATAAAGATAATCGGTGTCAGCTGGATTTGCTACCCCTTTTAAAGCTCCTTTTGAGGGTGAGCAGATGGGAGTTGGGGGCAGCCCTGAGTGTTGGTAAGTATTGTAAGGGTTTCCGGCATTTTCAAGATGTTTTTCCTGAAGATTTCCGTCAAATTTTGGATAAACTCCATAAATAATTGTAGGATCTGATTGGAGTCTCATACCTTTCCTGAGTCTGTTGTAAAATACGGAAGCCACAATCGGATATTCACTTTTGCTGTATGTTTCTTTTTGCACAATCGAGGCTAAAATCACCCCCTCATACAAATCCAGCCCGTATTTATTTACTTTGCTTTCAAAATCTTCAGGCAGCTTTTGAAGGAAGTTTTGATACATCAATTTTGCCACATCAGCAGGGTCTGCGCTTTTTGGAAAATAGTATGTATCAGGATATAAAAAACCTTCCAAAGAAGGGTATTGTTTGCCGGTAATATTTTTAACAAAATCTTTATTTGTTACATTGTCTATAAAGGCTGAATATTTAATAATATCTGCTTTATCAAGCTGTTTTGCGATGTCGTAAATGTTGTACCCCTCAGGGAACGTTACTTTTATATTATATTGGGTTCCTTTTTTGATATTTTTTATAAGTTGACTTAACGGCATGTCATCGGCTCTGTAATAGCCAAATTTGCGCTTACCTGCAAAATGATAGACATATTTGAGATAGCTTTTGAAAAACGGAGGAGTATCCAGGTGTTTGAAAATTTTGTTGTATGTTTTGTTAAAGGATTCACCCTTTTCAATATGCAGCTCGAGAGTGACATAATTATTTTTAAGATATGTTTCACAGGTATTAATCCAATAACCAATGGCAAAGGTTACTGCAAAAGCAACAATTATTATCAGAATAAAAAGATTCTTAAGCATGCCTTGCTGATTGCACCATATTCAAAAATCGGGTAAAAAGGTATTTTGCGTCATGCGGACCCGGACCGTTTTCCGGGTGGTATTGTACGGCGAAAACGGGTTTGGTTTTTAGTTTTACACCTTCAACCGTTTTGTCATTGAGATTTACATGGGTGATTTCCACTTTGTCCTTCAGCGATTCAACATCAACTGCAAAGCAATGATTCTGAGCTGTTATTTCCACTTTACCCGTTGTCATATCCTTGACAGGCTGGTTGCCGCCGTGGTGCCCGAACTTTAGTTTGTATGTTTTGCCTCCAAGTGCTATTGAGAGAATCTGATTGCCAAGACAGATACCGAAAACAGGATAATTATTGTCAACAAGTTCCTTTGCCAGCTCGTGAGCATAATGCAGTGGTTCCGGATCTCCGGGACCGTTTGACAAAAACACACCGTCTGGATTCAGTTTTACAATTTCATCAAAAGTTGTTTTGGCTGGAACAACTGTGACTTTTGACCCGCAATCGACGAAATATCTCAGGATATTCTGCTTTATTCCGTAATCCACAGCTACAATATGATAGTCGTCTTTACCGGCGTAGTTAAAATCATTTTTATCAATATCCCAGCTGCCCTGTTTCCACTGATATGGCTGAGAACAGGATACGTACTGCACAAGGTCTCTGCCCTCAATGCCGTCAGCTTCTGCTACCTTTTTATGCAGCTCATCGATATTATCTGTCTGTGTTGAGATTATACCGTTCATCGACCCCCTGAGACGGATGTGTCTGACAAGTTTCCTTGTATCAATACCCGTAATTCCAATAATACCGTGTTTTTCCAGGAATTCTCCCAGACTGATGTTTGCCCGGTAATTTGAATATGTTTTTGAGTATTCTTTTACAATGAAGGCGGAAACGTGCGGCTTTAATGACTCAAAATCCTGCTCGTTTATACCGTAATTGCCGATTAAAGGGTAGGTCATTGCCACCATCTGACCGTAATAAGAGGGGTCGGTGATTATTTCCTGATAACCTGACATGGAAGTGTTGAAAACAACTTCTCCGACAACTTCACCTTTTGCACCGAAACTTTCACCTTTAAAAACAGTGCCGTCTTCAAGAACCAAATAAGCAGATTGCATAAAATACCCCGAAATTTATTGTTAATATTTATCTTTAGTTTCGCACTTAGTTCCACCATTTCTCGCCGGGCGAAGGCGACTAAAAATCTCAAAAGCCGTAAAGGAGATTGCTTCGTCGTTTCCACTCCTCGCAATGACGAGTTGGTGGCGCCATTACGAGGGACTGAGTTCCGAAGTAATCTCAATTACGAGATTGCTTCGTCGTTTCCACTCCTCGCAATGACGTTTTTTGGAAGTCATTACGAGGAGCCGTAGGCGACGCGGTAATCTCTAACTCAAATAACGGCAGAGATTTCTCCATTTCTTCGCCCGTGGGCGGTTTTGCTCTAGATGTCAAAACACCTTAACCAGTACATTTGATAGCCTGAGTTAAAAATTTTGCAAAAAATATAAAAGCTTTCAGCTCAAAGCTATCTACCAGCACAACGATACTATCAAAATTTTTAGAAATATGTAATATTAATGTACATAATGCAAGAATTTTTAGTCTAAAACTTTAAGCCTGAGGAGCTCCTTGAAAATACATTTATTCATGATGATGGGGATATTTTTTCCGGATGCTATACTTTCAGCTTCTTCTGAGTACACATTTTCCTGAAGCCAGATAAATCCGGGATTTAGTGCCGCAGCTTCCCTTACAATATCTGCTGCTGCTTCGCTTCTTCTGAAAACATCAACGATATCGATTTTTTCCGGTACTTCTGATAGAGTTTTGTATGCTTTTACACCTAATACCTCATTTTCATTGGGATTGACAGGGAAACAATTATAGTTGTTTTTCATCAGAAATTTCATTATTCCGTTGCTTGCCCGTTCCGGATTATTGGAAGCACCCACTATTGCAATATTTTCCGCTTCTTTTAATGTTTTGTAAAGCATTTCATCGGTTAGTTGCATGGCAAACCTCACTAAATTTTGTATTATCTAAATATATGGAAATAGTTGTGATTAATCAAGATTTGATTTTTAATGGCATTTAAGCTTTTGTCACCTCGACCGAAGTGGAGAGGTCTCTTGTCAAACAATTTTGTTTTCATACCCCATCCTGGCCTTCCCCTAACTTAGGGGAAGGGACTTCACTTCTCCCCCTGGTTTAGGGGGAGAGTAAGAGGGGGTACATTTTGTCAAATAATATCTGAGATTTCTCCGCTTCACCGAGCACATAAATCCCTATGTTCTCGGTTCCGGTCGGAAAGACAGTAATTTAGTCATCACTCCTCGCTATCTTCTGCTTATATTTTCAGTTTTATCTTGAAAGTGCTGTTATTCCGGTGAAGGGTCATAATAATTTCTCCACCCAAATTATTCACAACTATATTGTTTAAATCGCTGAGCTTGTTGATTTCCTTATTATTGACGGATATAAGAGCGTCACCTTTTTTGATATACGAAGGTATGGAAGTGCTTTTCACTGTGATGAGAGACGTTTTGCCGTTAAATGTAAGTCCGAATTCCTTTTTAAGATACTCAAGTCCATAATTTTCGGGAAATTCTTCCAGTATAAGACTGCGCTCAAGCTGTTCTTCATTTCTGCTTACAACAATATCAACGGTTGATTCCGGAGGATAAGATCGGAGAATATACTTTAAGGCCATCTTGCTTCTGACCGGGATACCTTCGATCTGGAGAATCATATCATCCTTTTTCAATCCGCTTTTCTCCGCTGGTGAATCTGCCGATATATCGGTAATTTTGAGCCCCTCCTGCGTCTCGCTGGTTTGAAATCCTGTGTAAGATTTTCTTATATACCCGTATTTCAGAAAATCAGGCAGCACCCTTTTTAGCACATTAACAGGTATCGAAAAACCTATTCCCTGGGCTTCTCTGTAAATAGCGGTATTAATACCTATTACTTCACCGTCTAAGTTAATGAGAGGTCCGCCGCTGTTTCCGGGATTTATCAGTGCGTCTGTCTGGATGAAAACAGAAAAACCGTTATCAACTTTCAGTATCCGTCTGGTGGAGCCTATTACTCCTGTGGTCACAGAGCTGTTAAGCCCGAAAGGATTCCCCATTGCAATCACTGTTTCGCCCAG
Proteins encoded:
- the mltG gene encoding endolytic transglycosylase MltG; this translates as MLKNLFILIIIVAFAVTFAIGYWINTCETYLKNNYVTLELHIEKGESFNKTYNKIFKHLDTPPFFKSYLKYVYHFAGKRKFGYYRADDMPLSQLIKNIKKGTQYNIKVTFPEGYNIYDIAKQLDKADIIKYSAFIDNVTNKDFVKNITGKQYPSLEGFLYPDTYYFPKSADPADVAKLMYQNFLQKLPEDFESKVNKYGLDLYEGVILASIVQKETYSKSEYPIVASVFYNRLRKGMRLQSDPTIIYGVYPKFDGNLQEKHLENAGNPYNTYQHSGLPPTPICSPSKGALKGVANPADTDYLYFVAGENGSHLFSETYREHVNKVNLHQK
- the carA gene encoding glutamine-hydrolyzing carbamoyl-phosphate synthase small subunit: MQSAYLVLEDGTVFKGESFGAKGEVVGEVVFNTSMSGYQEIITDPSYYGQMVAMTYPLIGNYGINEQDFESLKPHVSAFIVKEYSKTYSNYRANISLGEFLEKHGIIGITGIDTRKLVRHIRLRGSMNGIISTQTDNIDELHKKVAEADGIEGRDLVQYVSCSQPYQWKQGSWDIDKNDFNYAGKDDYHIVAVDYGIKQNILRYFVDCGSKVTVVPAKTTFDEIVKLNPDGVFLSNGPGDPEPLHYAHELAKELVDNNYPVFGICLGNQILSIALGGKTYKLKFGHHGGNQPVKDMTTGKVEITAQNHCFAVDVESLKDKVEITHVNLNDKTVEGVKLKTKPVFAVQYHPENGPGPHDAKYLFTRFLNMVQSARHA
- a CDS encoding CoA-binding protein, with protein sequence MQLTDEMLYKTLKEAENIAIVGASNNPERASNGIMKFLMKNNYNCFPVNPNENEVLGVKAYKTLSEVPEKIDIVDVFRRSEAAADIVREAAALNPGFIWLQENVYSEEAESIASGKNIPIIMNKCIFKELLRLKVLD
- a CDS encoding trypsin-like peptidase domain-containing protein — its product is MRYIVNILLIIFLSAQAFASHRITPVVEAIRKFENTVVNIRTEKIIRQQFNPFFNDPFFDNFFGFNRVYKTQSLGSGFFVRENGIIVTNYHVTKAANKIFVILNNGKQYSAEIIGSDKILDLAVLKINSDESFPVANLGDSSNLYLGETVIAMGNPFGLNSSVTTGVIGSTRRILKVDNGFSVFIQTDALINPGNSGGPLINLDGEVIGINTAIYREAQGIGFSIPVNVLKRVLPDFLKYGYIRKSYTGFQTSETQEGLKITDISADSPAEKSGLKKDDMILQIEGIPVRSKMALKYILRSYPPESTVDIVVSRNEEQLERSLILEEFPENYGLEYLKKEFGLTFNGKTSLITVKSTSIPSYIKKGDALISVNNKEINKLSDLNNIVVNNLGGEIIMTLHRNNSTFKIKLKI